The following proteins come from a genomic window of Corynebacterium crudilactis:
- a CDS encoding HpcH/HpaI aldolase/citrate lyase family protein, which yields MSELIYGPAILFAPAGRAEIIPKAAQRADMVIVDLEDGAGDVDRELAYKNIRESGLDPQRTIVRVVGPSDPNFCADVEMVKSTPFTLVMVPKVLDSVPEILDGLDIIAMIETPQAVINIPQIAADPKVVGMFWGAEDLTHLLGGTHSRFLKDETKEGSYRDTMRLTRALMHIHAAANGKFTIDAIHADFHDEAGLYGEAVDAAHMGFAGTACIHPKQVDTVRRAYQPESAQLEWAQRVVEEAKNHPGAFKLDGQMIDAPLISQAQMIISRQPA from the coding sequence ATGTCTGAACTTATTTATGGACCGGCTATTCTCTTTGCACCTGCAGGACGCGCAGAGATCATTCCAAAGGCTGCACAGCGCGCCGATATGGTCATTGTGGACCTTGAGGATGGAGCGGGGGATGTAGACCGGGAATTGGCCTACAAGAATATTAGAGAGTCTGGTCTTGACCCACAGCGCACCATCGTGCGTGTTGTCGGACCGAGTGACCCTAACTTCTGTGCAGATGTGGAGATGGTGAAATCCACTCCGTTCACACTCGTCATGGTGCCCAAAGTTTTAGATAGCGTGCCAGAGATTCTGGATGGGCTAGATATCATTGCGATGATTGAAACCCCACAAGCAGTGATCAATATTCCACAGATCGCGGCTGATCCGAAAGTCGTAGGCATGTTTTGGGGAGCAGAAGATTTAACTCACTTGTTGGGTGGCACTCACTCCAGATTTCTCAAGGATGAAACCAAAGAAGGATCGTACCGGGATACAATGCGGCTCACACGAGCACTCATGCATATTCATGCGGCAGCGAACGGAAAATTTACTATCGATGCTATTCATGCTGATTTCCATGATGAAGCAGGACTTTATGGTGAAGCTGTGGACGCCGCACACATGGGCTTTGCTGGCACAGCATGTATTCACCCAAAACAGGTGGATACTGTGCGACGCGCATATCAGCCAGAGTCTGCGCAATTGGAGTGGGCGCAGCGCGTAGTAGAGGAAGCAAAAAACCATCCAGGTGCGTTCAAACTGGATGGTCAGATGATCGATGCGCCGCTGATTTCTCAGGCGCAAATGATTATTTCTCGTCAGCCTGCTTGA
- the amtR gene encoding TetR/AcrR family transcriptional regulator AmtR produces MAGAVGRPRRSAPRRAGKNPREEILDASAELFTRQGFATTSTHQIADAVGIRQASLYYHFPSKTEIFLTLLKSTVEPSMVLAEDLSSLDAGPELRLWAIVASEVRLLLSTKWNVGRLYQLPIVGSEEFAEYHSQREALTNIFRGLATEIVGNDPRAELPFHITMSVIEMRRNDGHVPNPLTADSLPDTAIMLADASLAVLGAPLPQDRVEKTLELIKQADEK; encoded by the coding sequence ATGGCAGGAGCAGTGGGACGCCCCCGGAGATCCGCTCCGCGACGGGCAGGCAAGAACCCTCGTGAAGAGATTCTTGACGCCTCTGCTGAGCTTTTTACCCGTCAAGGCTTTGCAACTACCTCCACGCATCAAATTGCTGATGCGGTAGGAATCCGTCAGGCTTCGCTGTACTACCACTTCCCGTCCAAGACAGAAATCTTCCTTACCTTGCTGAAGTCCACAGTAGAGCCCTCCATGGTGCTTGCAGAAGACCTCAGCTCGCTTGATGCTGGACCAGAACTTCGCCTCTGGGCAATCGTTGCTTCAGAAGTACGATTGTTGCTGTCCACCAAGTGGAATGTCGGCCGCCTGTACCAACTCCCCATTGTGGGGTCTGAAGAATTCGCCGAATATCATTCACAGCGCGAAGCCCTCACCAATATCTTCCGCGGCTTAGCCACAGAGATTGTTGGCAATGACCCCCGCGCTGAGCTTCCCTTCCACATCACCATGTCGGTGATTGAGATGCGCCGCAACGACGGCCACGTTCCCAATCCACTGACGGCTGATAGCCTGCCGGACACCGCAATCATGCTTGCCGACGCCTCCCTCGCCGTTCTGGGCGCGCCACTGCCCCAAGACCGCGTAGAAAAGACCCTTGAGTTGATCAAGCAGGCTGACGAGAAATAA
- the purH gene encoding bifunctional phosphoribosylaminoimidazolecarboxamide formyltransferase/IMP cyclohydrolase — translation MSDDRKAIKRALISVYDKTGLEDLAQALHRANVEIVSTGSTAAKIAELGIPVTPVEELTGFPECLEGRVKTLHPKVHAGILADTRKEDHLRQLQELEVAPFQLVVVNLYPFAETVASGADFDACVEQIDIGGPSMVRAAAKNHPSVAVVVSPNRYEDVQEVLNTGGFSRAERTKLAAEAFRHTATYDVTVATWMSEQLAADDSETEFPGWIGTTNTLSRSLRYGENPHQSAALYVGNTRGLAQAKQFHGKEMSYNNYTDSDAAWRAAWDHERPCVAIIKHANPCGIAVSDESIAAAHREAHACDSVSAFGGVIASNREVSIEMANQVAEIFTEVIIAPSYEEGAVEILSQKKNIRILEAEAPVRKGFESREISGGLLVQERDLIHAEGDNSANWTLAAGEAVSPELLKDLEFAWTAVRSVKSNAILLAKDGATVGVGMGQVNRVDSARLAVDRAGTERATGSVAASDAFFPFADGFEVLAEAGITAVVQPGGSIRDNEVIEAANKAGVTMYLTGARHFAH, via the coding sequence ATGAGCGATGATCGTAAGGCAATTAAACGCGCACTAATTAGCGTGTATGACAAGACTGGCCTGGAGGATCTAGCCCAGGCACTTCACCGCGCAAATGTGGAAATTGTTTCCACCGGTTCCACTGCGGCGAAGATTGCTGAGCTTGGTATTCCTGTTACCCCGGTTGAAGAGCTCACCGGTTTCCCTGAGTGCCTTGAAGGCCGTGTGAAGACACTGCACCCTAAGGTTCACGCAGGAATTTTGGCGGATACCCGTAAAGAAGACCACTTACGCCAGCTGCAGGAGCTAGAGGTTGCTCCATTCCAGCTTGTTGTAGTGAACCTGTACCCATTTGCGGAGACAGTTGCTTCCGGTGCAGATTTCGATGCGTGCGTTGAGCAGATCGATATCGGAGGACCTTCCATGGTTCGTGCCGCTGCTAAGAACCACCCATCTGTTGCAGTCGTGGTTTCTCCAAACCGTTACGAAGATGTGCAAGAAGTACTCAACACGGGTGGATTCTCCCGTGCAGAGCGCACCAAGTTGGCTGCGGAGGCTTTCCGCCACACTGCAACCTACGATGTCACCGTAGCGACCTGGATGAGCGAGCAGCTTGCTGCAGATGATTCCGAGACTGAGTTCCCAGGTTGGATCGGTACCACCAACACCTTGTCCCGCAGCCTGCGTTATGGCGAGAACCCTCACCAGTCTGCAGCTTTGTACGTTGGTAACACTCGTGGTCTTGCACAGGCTAAGCAGTTCCACGGCAAGGAAATGAGCTACAACAACTACACCGATTCTGATGCTGCATGGCGTGCCGCTTGGGATCATGAGCGTCCTTGTGTAGCTATCATCAAGCACGCGAACCCTTGTGGCATCGCTGTGTCCGATGAGTCCATTGCTGCTGCACACCGTGAAGCACATGCTTGTGACTCTGTTTCTGCATTCGGTGGCGTTATTGCTTCTAACCGCGAAGTTAGCATCGAGATGGCTAACCAGGTTGCAGAAATCTTCACTGAGGTTATCATTGCTCCTTCTTATGAAGAAGGTGCTGTAGAGATCTTGAGCCAGAAGAAGAATATTCGTATTCTCGAAGCTGAAGCTCCAGTGCGCAAGGGCTTTGAGTCTCGTGAGATCTCTGGTGGTCTACTGGTTCAGGAACGCGATCTGATTCACGCTGAAGGCGACAACTCCGCAAACTGGACCCTTGCTGCAGGCGAGGCTGTTTCCCCAGAGCTGTTGAAGGATCTTGAATTCGCATGGACTGCAGTTCGTTCTGTGAAGTCCAATGCAATCCTATTGGCTAAGGACGGCGCGACAGTTGGCGTAGGCATGGGCCAGGTCAACCGTGTTGATTCTGCTCGTTTGGCTGTTGACCGTGCGGGTACAGAGCGCGCTACTGGTTCTGTTGCTGCATCCGATGCTTTCTTCCCATTCGCTGATGGCTTTGAGGTCTTGGCAGAAGCCGGTATCACTGCTGTTGTTCAGCCTGGCGGATCCATTCGCGATAACGAGGTCATTGAGGCTGCCAACAAGGCTGGCGTCACCATGTACCTGACTGGTGCGCGACACTTCGCTCACTAA
- the purN gene encoding phosphoribosylglycinamide formyltransferase: protein MVPRPKTVNMSFVNSDSTTTIVVLASGTGTLLQSLIEAQGTYSIVGVVSDVECPALAKATEAGINTHIVPLSQDRGQWNIELADAVAASDPDLVVSAGFMKILGEGFLSRFPSRIINTHPALLPSFPGAHAVRDALAYGVKISGSTVHLVDAGVDTGPIIAQRAVSVEVNDDESSLHERIKQVERKLIVEVLNSVEFSRQGGVQLNWRG, encoded by the coding sequence ATGGTTCCAAGGCCGAAGACCGTTAACATGTCTTTTGTGAATTCTGACTCTACGACCACCATTGTCGTGCTTGCTTCCGGAACAGGTACTCTCCTTCAATCACTCATTGAAGCCCAAGGTACTTATTCAATTGTGGGCGTCGTTTCTGATGTTGAATGCCCAGCACTTGCAAAAGCTACTGAAGCTGGAATTAACACTCATATCGTTCCACTTAGCCAAGATCGGGGACAGTGGAACATTGAGCTCGCTGATGCAGTTGCAGCAAGCGATCCAGACCTGGTGGTCTCTGCAGGATTCATGAAAATATTGGGCGAAGGTTTCCTCTCAAGGTTCCCATCCCGAATCATCAACACCCACCCAGCTCTGCTGCCATCTTTCCCTGGAGCACACGCTGTGCGAGATGCTTTGGCATACGGTGTGAAAATTTCAGGGTCAACAGTGCATCTTGTAGACGCTGGTGTGGATACTGGGCCAATTATTGCTCAACGAGCAGTCTCAGTAGAAGTGAATGATGATGAATCTAGCCTGCATGAAAGAATCAAGCAGGTGGAGCGTAAACTCATTGTAGAAGTCCTGAACAGCGTCGAATTTTCGCGTCAGGGTGGCGTACAACTCAACTGGAGAGGCTAA
- a CDS encoding DUF6350 family protein, whose product MSKKNSSQTRPGQIRRRRPKPQEPAQTPKKEVQQSRLLRFLPTVLIPHAVALLLVIILAVASLMFTNSSMVNLSATIAQLWLSLNLGAISGSGEVISVLPTLPSFIFLWAIALRVHRVVKDRVSIADLGALTGLIVGIPLVLTGIAAFMLFDAASVLSVNVPPVVLLLRIVLFHLSALFLGMGPRLWQALARRYGAPEWLIDAITQAFRFLIAFALVALLVVLVLIAVNYSVFTATLSGYEDQSSAVALIVMSLLYLPTMTIFAMGNLVGAPLYFGEASISVFSVHSVPLPPLPILAALPSEAPAWAVAFLVIPAIIATWVCVRNPMRLAVNVSAAALSALCFLVLAVFAGGTLGVYNYVGLNLLATTGLVFAHVVIVALLVAGIDKLRNPVVVKPVPEPAAVVPEEPADNEEEPQENEDIEDIEEEVDTPEAEEETDADTDIETEEVVSEEEPDGGTEVSEEETEQEESAEITEPEETNDGSKAEDR is encoded by the coding sequence ATGAGCAAGAAAAATAGTTCGCAGACACGACCCGGGCAAATCCGACGTCGCCGGCCAAAACCGCAGGAACCTGCGCAAACGCCGAAGAAAGAAGTTCAGCAATCCCGTTTGCTGCGCTTCCTTCCAACCGTGTTGATTCCACATGCAGTAGCGCTGCTGTTGGTGATAATCCTTGCGGTTGCTTCATTAATGTTCACAAATTCTTCGATGGTGAATCTTTCGGCAACGATTGCACAGCTCTGGTTATCGCTGAATCTCGGAGCGATTTCCGGCAGCGGGGAAGTGATCTCGGTGTTACCGACACTCCCGAGCTTCATTTTCCTATGGGCCATTGCCCTACGCGTGCACCGTGTTGTGAAAGATCGCGTCAGCATTGCAGATCTCGGCGCCCTCACGGGGCTTATTGTCGGTATCCCGCTTGTGCTCACCGGCATCGCAGCATTCATGCTTTTCGACGCCGCCAGCGTCCTTAGCGTCAACGTCCCGCCAGTAGTGCTCCTGCTGCGCATTGTGTTGTTCCACTTGAGCGCGCTCTTTCTAGGCATGGGGCCACGGCTGTGGCAAGCGTTGGCGCGCCGCTACGGCGCTCCAGAATGGCTTATCGACGCCATCACCCAAGCTTTCCGATTCCTTATCGCTTTTGCCTTAGTCGCGTTGCTTGTCGTGCTTGTGTTGATCGCTGTCAATTACAGCGTCTTTACCGCAACGTTGTCTGGCTACGAGGATCAGAGCTCCGCTGTCGCCTTGATCGTGATGAGCCTTTTGTATCTTCCCACCATGACAATCTTCGCGATGGGCAACCTCGTGGGCGCACCCTTGTACTTTGGTGAAGCCTCTATCAGCGTCTTCAGTGTGCATTCGGTTCCGCTACCACCGTTGCCTATCTTGGCAGCATTACCCAGCGAAGCACCTGCATGGGCTGTGGCATTCCTGGTTATTCCCGCGATCATCGCCACGTGGGTGTGTGTGAGAAACCCCATGCGACTTGCCGTAAATGTTTCGGCTGCGGCTCTTTCTGCGCTGTGTTTCCTTGTGTTGGCAGTTTTTGCTGGTGGAACTTTAGGCGTATATAACTACGTCGGTCTGAACCTGCTTGCCACTACAGGGCTGGTATTTGCGCACGTTGTTATCGTGGCGCTGTTGGTTGCCGGAATCGATAAGCTACGCAACCCAGTTGTGGTGAAACCAGTGCCTGAACCAGCGGCTGTTGTTCCGGAAGAACCTGCCGATAACGAAGAAGAACCTCAAGAAAATGAAGATATTGAGGATATTGAGGAAGAAGTAGATACCCCAGAAGCTGAAGAAGAAACTGATGCTGACACTGATATCGAAACCGAAGAAGTAGTTTCGGAAGAAGAACCAGACGGGGGTACAGAAGTTTCAGAAGAAGAAACTGAACAGGAAGAATCTGCAGAAATAACTGAGCCTGAGGAAACCAATGATGGTTCCAAGGCCGAAGACCGTTAA